In Flavobacterium sp. WV_118_3, one DNA window encodes the following:
- a CDS encoding T9SS type A sorting domain-containing protein, translating into MKNKITLSEKLWIIVFFFTGNLLLLAQQAPRIEWQKTLGGTQTDRALSIQNTFDGGFITVGSTRSTDGEVTGNHGEADFWVVKLDKSGDLEWEYAFGGSEDDVANYVQPTSDGGYVIVGYTRSDDGQVTKNHGGADVWVVKLDRNGSPEWEKTYGGTKDDVATHVAPTFGSGLILAGYTFSNDGDVAKNQGKSDFWILKLDSDGEIEWEKTYGGSGYDKASFIKQTSYGQYIVTGTTNSKNGDVTGNHGKDDFWVLKLSGSGNKIWQKTFGGSQDDQATALWETFDDGYIICGITDSSDGDITYNHGMRDFWVVKLDDESNLEWQKTYGGTHSEEANGIQQLPGGRYIVTGATMSDDEDVHGNHGNWDFWVIELDSKGKIEWSSTYGGTGYDDAKHIEQVVTGGYVIAGVTFSNDGDVTGNHGKSDFWLVKLKSDISLMWENTFGGLENEQAKSVSATLDGGSITAGYTESNDGEVTGNHGKTDFWITKQGEEGNLEWQKTFGGTQDDQANAIELVGTGSVAVGYTESNDGDVSGNHGKADFWVVKQDAKGNLEWQKTFGGTDIDKAYSVEHTSDGGYIVVGFTFSNDDDVTGNHGKSDCWAVKLNSKGNLVWQKTFGGTNFDYAVSVKETTEGGYVVVGYTYSDDGDVTKNRGDTDVWVVMLTKAGTIAWQQTYGGSSSDFGSAIYETVDGGFVVIGTTMSNSGDVSGNHGYSDAWMLKISGTGNLEWQKCFGGTDYDYGRDVLQTREGNYIFVGESRSNDGDIIGNHGDWDGWVVKTGNNGSLLWQRALGGTRVDELKSIFKNLKGEYLVSGFTSSTDGDVTGNHGKEDFWVIKLKSEVDLTKKESSGGSGVPNAIYARPDFYGGNMTTCIVTPNNKDTSGNYGLDFFWNRNGKIEKMDDPESLQFSVCPNPFQDVLYSKDTYRIENLSIRNLLGEVIKEVNGINKKEYVLDTDDVPKGIYILMITTGNKRHIQKIIKN; encoded by the coding sequence ATGAAAAACAAAATTACATTATCGGAGAAATTATGGATAATAGTTTTCTTTTTTACAGGGAATCTTTTATTGTTAGCACAGCAAGCTCCTCGGATTGAATGGCAAAAAACATTGGGAGGAACTCAAACGGATAGGGCACTATCAATACAAAATACTTTTGATGGTGGGTTTATTACGGTTGGGAGTACCCGTTCTACAGATGGAGAGGTAACGGGGAACCATGGGGAAGCCGATTTTTGGGTTGTAAAATTGGATAAAAGTGGCGACCTGGAATGGGAATACGCCTTTGGGGGTTCTGAAGATGATGTAGCAAACTATGTTCAACCAACTTCAGACGGAGGATATGTTATCGTCGGTTATACTCGTTCTGATGACGGACAGGTTACCAAAAATCATGGAGGTGCCGATGTTTGGGTGGTAAAACTGGATCGTAACGGTAGTCCGGAATGGGAGAAAACATATGGAGGTACTAAAGATGATGTTGCAACTCATGTTGCTCCTACGTTTGGCTCTGGATTGATACTGGCAGGTTATACTTTTTCTAATGATGGCGATGTAGCAAAAAACCAGGGAAAATCGGATTTCTGGATTTTAAAATTAGATAGCGATGGTGAGATAGAATGGGAAAAAACATATGGTGGATCCGGTTATGATAAAGCAAGTTTTATTAAGCAGACTTCCTATGGACAATATATTGTAACAGGAACTACGAACTCCAAAAATGGCGATGTTACAGGAAATCACGGTAAGGATGACTTTTGGGTGTTAAAACTAAGTGGTTCCGGAAATAAAATTTGGCAAAAAACATTCGGAGGCTCTCAGGATGATCAGGCAACAGCTCTTTGGGAAACTTTTGATGACGGTTATATTATATGTGGGATTACAGACTCAAGTGATGGAGATATTACATATAATCACGGTATGCGCGATTTTTGGGTAGTGAAATTAGATGACGAGAGCAATCTGGAATGGCAGAAAACCTATGGAGGAACACATAGTGAAGAAGCAAACGGGATACAGCAACTACCCGGAGGGAGGTATATTGTTACAGGTGCAACGATGTCTGATGACGAAGATGTGCATGGTAATCACGGAAATTGGGATTTTTGGGTGATAGAGTTGGATAGCAAAGGAAAAATAGAGTGGAGTTCTACGTATGGGGGAACGGGTTATGATGATGCAAAACATATCGAACAGGTAGTGACCGGAGGGTATGTTATAGCAGGTGTTACGTTTTCCAATGATGGTGATGTCACGGGGAATCATGGTAAATCGGACTTTTGGTTGGTAAAGTTAAAAAGTGATATTAGCCTGATGTGGGAAAATACTTTTGGCGGATTAGAAAATGAACAGGCGAAATCAGTATCGGCTACCTTGGATGGAGGAAGTATAACTGCGGGATATACCGAGTCGAATGATGGAGAGGTTACAGGGAATCATGGTAAAACGGATTTTTGGATTACCAAACAAGGGGAAGAAGGTAATCTGGAATGGCAAAAAACATTTGGAGGAACACAGGACGATCAGGCCAATGCGATTGAATTGGTTGGTACAGGCTCTGTGGCGGTGGGCTATACAGAGTCAAACGATGGAGATGTTTCAGGGAACCATGGAAAAGCAGATTTTTGGGTAGTCAAACAAGATGCAAAAGGAAATTTAGAATGGCAAAAAACATTTGGAGGAACCGATATCGACAAAGCTTATTCTGTCGAGCATACGTCTGATGGAGGTTATATAGTAGTTGGTTTTACTTTTTCCAATGATGATGATGTTACGGGAAATCATGGGAAATCAGATTGTTGGGCTGTAAAATTAAACTCCAAAGGGAATTTAGTCTGGCAAAAAACATTTGGAGGAACTAATTTTGATTATGCAGTTTCTGTAAAAGAAACAACAGAAGGCGGATATGTAGTCGTGGGATATACTTATTCTGACGATGGTGATGTTACCAAAAATAGAGGCGATACAGATGTTTGGGTGGTAATGCTAACCAAAGCGGGAACCATAGCGTGGCAACAAACATATGGAGGTTCAAGTAGTGATTTCGGATCAGCTATTTATGAAACGGTTGATGGAGGATTTGTAGTAATAGGGACAACAATGTCTAATAGTGGCGATGTTTCGGGAAACCACGGCTATTCCGATGCATGGATGTTGAAAATAAGCGGAACCGGTAATCTGGAATGGCAAAAATGTTTCGGAGGAACGGATTATGACTATGGAAGAGATGTTTTACAAACAAGAGAAGGAAACTATATTTTTGTAGGAGAATCGCGATCCAATGATGGAGATATTATTGGTAATCATGGCGACTGGGATGGTTGGGTTGTAAAAACGGGTAATAATGGAAGTTTACTATGGCAAAGGGCATTAGGAGGAACTCGTGTAGATGAGTTAAAATCGATTTTTAAAAATTTAAAAGGAGAATATCTGGTTTCGGGTTTTACATCGTCTACTGACGGAGATGTTACAGGTAATCATGGTAAGGAAGATTTTTGGGTAATAAAATTAAAAAGTGAAGTCGATTTAACAAAAAAGGAATCGTCTGGTGGAAGTGGAGTTCCTAATGCAATTTATGCTCGACCTGATTTTTATGGAGGCAATATGACAACATGTATTGTTACACCGAATAATAAGGATACAAGTGGGAATTATGGTTTGGATTTCTTTTGGAATAGAAATGGTAAAATAGAAAAGATGGATGATCCGGAATCGTTACAATTTAGTGTGTGCCCTAATCCATTTCAGGATGTATTATATAGTAAAGATACTTATCGGATAGAGAATCTGAGTATAAGGAATCTTTTAGGTGAAGTGATAAAAGAGGTAAACGGAATTAATAAAAAAGAATATGTATTGGATACTGATGATGTGCCTAAAGGAATTTACATTCTTATGATAACTACGGGTAATAAAAGGCATATCCAAAAAATAATAAAAAATTAA
- a CDS encoding outer membrane protein transport protein, with amino-acid sequence MKKYIFTAITALSAVIASAQELAPSDGLRYAMDNLNGTARFRGMSGAFGAVGGDMSAIHVNPAGGAIFNYNTAAATLNLLSTKSNSRYFGTTTNDRDTSFDLNQAGGIFVFHNQDLSSGWTKFTFGIAYDNTNNFDNSFNYRGTGTRSIDQFFLNQANGLPVGVIDNNYRYDELSFQDQQAYLAYQTYLIDTSTYPFNPDNPNYVSNVPQTGSYAHQNYVTTKGYNGKLAFNFASSYKDRLYIGLNLNAHFTDYTKNSTVYESNNGPVNTDPNYATIRQIQFNNDTHTYGSGFSFNIGAIAKITDELRLGAAYESPTWYRLTDELSQSLYTTYVAPANSPTSPGATRSASLNPNIINVYPTYTLQTPGKFTGSLAYIFGKSGLISFDYGVKDYSNIKFKPNNSYNNSLNDVYKNTLTTAQEFRVGAEYKIKQVSLRGGYRFEESPYKDEKIVGDLKGYSAGIGYNFGSARLDFSYGHSQREMDVPLLSSMTDSARINSKIDSFTLTYTVGF; translated from the coding sequence ATGAAAAAATATATATTTACAGCTATTACTGCTCTATCAGCAGTAATAGCCTCCGCACAGGAGCTGGCTCCATCTGACGGACTGCGGTATGCTATGGACAATTTAAACGGAACTGCCCGATTCCGCGGTATGAGCGGTGCTTTCGGAGCCGTTGGTGGCGATATGTCTGCTATACATGTTAATCCGGCCGGTGGTGCTATCTTTAACTACAACACAGCTGCGGCTACTTTAAATTTATTAAGTACCAAAAGTAATTCCCGTTATTTCGGAACCACTACAAATGACCGGGATACTTCATTCGACCTGAATCAGGCCGGTGGCATCTTTGTTTTCCACAATCAGGATCTTAGCAGTGGATGGACCAAATTCACCTTTGGTATCGCCTATGACAATACTAATAATTTTGACAATAGTTTTAATTACAGAGGAACCGGTACCCGTTCAATCGATCAGTTTTTCTTAAATCAGGCCAATGGCTTACCGGTTGGTGTGATCGACAACAATTACCGATATGACGAACTGAGCTTTCAGGATCAGCAGGCCTATTTAGCTTACCAAACCTATCTTATCGACACCAGCACCTACCCGTTTAATCCGGACAATCCGAACTATGTTTCCAATGTTCCGCAAACCGGAAGTTATGCCCATCAGAATTACGTTACTACAAAGGGTTATAATGGCAAACTGGCTTTTAACTTTGCCAGCTCTTACAAAGACCGACTTTACATCGGACTTAATCTGAATGCTCATTTTACCGATTATACCAAAAATTCAACAGTTTATGAATCCAATAACGGCCCGGTAAATACCGATCCGAATTACGCTACGATTCGCCAGATTCAGTTTAACAACGATACACACACTTATGGAAGTGGTTTCTCGTTTAACATTGGTGCTATCGCTAAAATTACCGATGAATTGCGTTTAGGTGCGGCTTACGAATCGCCAACATGGTACCGTTTAACAGACGAATTGTCGCAAAGTTTATACACTACTTACGTTGCTCCGGCCAATTCACCAACAAGTCCGGGTGCTACGCGTTCGGCTTCGCTTAATCCGAATATCATAAACGTATACCCAACTTATACCCTTCAAACACCTGGTAAATTCACCGGAAGTTTGGCCTATATCTTTGGTAAGTCAGGTTTGATCAGCTTCGATTACGGGGTTAAAGATTACAGCAACATCAAATTTAAACCAAACAACTCGTACAATAACTCTTTAAACGATGTTTATAAAAATACATTAACCACCGCACAGGAATTCCGCGTGGGTGCCGAATACAAAATCAAACAGGTGAGCCTTCGCGGTGGATACCGTTTTGAAGAAAGTCCGTATAAAGACGAAAAAATCGTAGGTGACTTAAAAGGCTATTCTGCCGGTATTGGTTATAACTTTGGTTCTGCCCGATTGGATTTTTCCTATGGTCATTCACAAAGAGAAATGGATGTTCCATTATTATCCAGCATGACCGATTCTGCCAGAATTAATAGTAAAATAGACTCCTTTACACTTACCTATACGGTTGGTTTCTAA
- the typA gene encoding translational GTPase TypA: MTSIRNIAIIAHVDHGKTTLVDKIMYHCQLFRENENTGDLILDNNDLERERGITITSKNVSVTYKGTKINIIDTPGHADFGGEVERVLNMADGVLLLVDAFEGPMPQTRFVLQKAIDLGLKPCVVVNKVDKENCTPEEVHEKVFDLMFELGAEEWQLDFPTVYGSAKNNWMSTDWKNQTENIEPLLDMVLEHIPAPKVSEGTPQMLITSLDFSSFTGRIAIGRLQRGELREGMNVSLVKRDGKVIKSKIKELHVFEGIGRRKIDQVVAGDICAIVGLEGFEIGDTVADFENPEALATIAIDEPTMSMLFTINDSPFFGKEGKFVTSRHIKDRLTKELEKNLALRVNETNSADKFLVFGRGVLHLSVLIETMRREGYELQIGQPQVIIKEIDGVKCEPVEELTIDLPENLSGRAVEFVTLRKGEMLSMEPKGDRMIIKFYIPSRGIIGLRNQLLTATAGEAIMAHRFLEYQPFKGEIAGRINGSLISMENGKAIPYSIDKLQDRGKFFVDPNEDIYEGQVIGENSRGDDMVVNVTKTKKLTNVRSSGADDKARIIPAIKFSLEEALEYIQKDEYVEVTPKSLRLRKIYLNENDRKRFKID; encoded by the coding sequence ATGACTTCTATCAGAAACATTGCAATTATCGCTCACGTTGACCACGGAAAGACAACTTTGGTTGACAAAATCATGTATCACTGTCAGTTATTCCGTGAAAACGAGAATACCGGAGACTTAATTCTTGATAACAACGATTTGGAACGTGAAAGAGGGATTACAATTACCTCTAAGAACGTATCGGTGACCTACAAAGGGACAAAGATTAACATTATCGATACTCCGGGCCACGCCGATTTTGGTGGAGAAGTAGAACGTGTATTAAACATGGCCGATGGTGTATTGTTGTTGGTGGATGCCTTCGAAGGACCAATGCCACAAACACGTTTCGTATTACAGAAAGCGATCGACTTAGGATTAAAACCATGTGTGGTGGTAAACAAAGTGGATAAAGAAAACTGTACTCCGGAAGAAGTTCATGAAAAAGTATTTGACTTAATGTTTGAATTAGGAGCAGAAGAGTGGCAGTTGGATTTCCCAACCGTTTATGGTTCTGCTAAAAATAACTGGATGTCGACCGACTGGAAAAACCAGACGGAAAACATCGAGCCTTTACTAGACATGGTGTTGGAACATATTCCGGCTCCAAAAGTATCAGAAGGAACGCCACAGATGTTGATCACTTCTTTGGATTTCTCAAGCTTTACCGGACGTATCGCTATCGGACGTTTACAAAGAGGAGAATTAAGAGAAGGAATGAATGTGTCTTTGGTAAAACGTGATGGAAAAGTAATCAAATCTAAGATTAAAGAATTACACGTTTTTGAAGGAATCGGAAGACGTAAAATCGATCAGGTTGTAGCAGGTGATATTTGTGCGATCGTGGGATTGGAAGGATTTGAAATCGGGGATACTGTTGCTGATTTTGAAAATCCGGAAGCATTGGCAACTATCGCAATCGATGAGCCAACAATGAGTATGTTGTTTACGATTAACGATTCGCCATTCTTTGGAAAAGAAGGGAAATTTGTAACTTCCCGTCACATTAAAGACAGATTGACTAAAGAATTGGAGAAAAACCTGGCATTACGTGTGAATGAAACCAATAGTGCTGATAAATTTTTGGTTTTCGGACGTGGTGTACTACACTTGTCGGTATTAATCGAAACAATGCGTCGTGAAGGATACGAATTACAAATCGGACAGCCACAGGTAATCATCAAAGAAATTGACGGTGTTAAATGTGAACCGGTTGAGGAATTAACAATCGACTTACCAGAAAATCTTTCCGGTAGAGCGGTAGAATTCGTAACCTTACGTAAAGGTGAAATGTTGAGTATGGAGCCAAAAGGTGACCGTATGATCATTAAATTCTATATTCCGTCACGAGGAATTATCGGATTGCGTAACCAATTGCTAACGGCTACGGCTGGTGAAGCGATTATGGCACACCGATTCCTGGAATATCAACCGTTTAAAGGTGAAATCGCAGGACGTATTAACGGATCGTTAATTTCGATGGAAAACGGTAAAGCGATTCCGTATTCAATCGATAAATTACAGGATCGTGGTAAATTCTTTGTTGATCCAAACGAGGATATTTATGAAGGTCAGGTGATCGGTGAGAACTCTCGTGGAGATGATATGGTGGTAAACGTAACCAAAACGAAAAAATTAACCAACGTACGTTCTTCCGGAGCAGATGATAAAGCCCGAATTATTCCGGCAATCAAATTCTCTTTAGAAGAAGCATTAGAATACATCCAAAAAGACGAGTATGTAGAGGTGACACCAAAATCATTACGTCTTCGTAAGATTTATTTGAACGAAAATGATCGAAAACGATTTAAAATCGACTAA
- a CDS encoding DUF349 domain-containing protein — translation MLEEKNDNLPEADGQEQIKGEETVPTAEQSAIEAIENSNAEEGEDDAISEGHDIPMLHYEAMSMEELVAELEKLMTNQKVVSIRNHVEEIRKDFMDKYHHFIDEKRDEYSHENNGDVTGFDYHYPLKNKFDSIYNHYKDLKNQHFKQLQNNLKHNLDVRQAIIEELKSLIDNPGESIQDTLKSVNELRERWKNAGPIPRDKYNHVWNNFHFHIERFYDHLHLDREARDLDFKHNLEQKQKIIARVEELVNESDVTKAFRELQSLHKIWKEEIGPVSREHREELWNKFSELTRQLHDKREALVAKAKEKEEENLAKKKEIIAQIEAVSNETITAHSAWQGQIEKIEALRTAFFQTGKVPQEVNEDTWTAFKNAVRNFNAQKNSFYKDIKKDQQDNLNKKLALVEKANSLKDNDDFNATTPIMKQIQEEWKKIGHVPRKYSDSIWKDFKDACNHYFDRLHAKRNEANSEEVDAFEKKKNYLDQLKDFQLTGEHKADLDAIKLHIENWKGFGRVPHARRHIEGKFNKILDALFDKLSLSKKEAEMVKFNNRLEQLADSDDSRKLENEQIFIMRKIDEVQSEIFQLENNIQFISNAKADNPFIKEINKNIDRHKEELKTWKDKLKQIRSLKQQE, via the coding sequence ATGTTAGAAGAAAAGAATGATAACCTGCCAGAGGCAGACGGACAGGAACAAATTAAAGGCGAAGAAACCGTTCCAACAGCAGAACAATCTGCCATAGAAGCCATCGAAAATTCCAATGCCGAGGAAGGCGAAGACGATGCCATTTCCGAAGGTCATGATATCCCGATGCTTCACTATGAAGCCATGTCTATGGAGGAATTGGTTGCCGAACTTGAAAAACTGATGACCAATCAGAAGGTGGTATCCATCCGAAACCACGTAGAGGAAATCAGAAAAGATTTTATGGACAAATACCATCACTTTATCGATGAGAAAAGAGATGAATACAGCCATGAAAATAACGGTGATGTGACCGGTTTTGACTATCACTATCCGTTAAAAAACAAATTCGACTCTATCTACAATCACTATAAAGACTTAAAAAACCAGCACTTCAAACAGCTTCAAAACAACCTGAAACACAACCTGGATGTTCGTCAGGCAATTATTGAAGAACTGAAAAGTCTGATCGACAATCCGGGAGAAAGCATTCAGGACACTCTAAAAAGTGTAAATGAATTGCGTGAGCGTTGGAAAAATGCCGGTCCGATCCCGCGTGACAAATACAACCACGTATGGAATAATTTCCATTTCCATATCGAGCGTTTTTACGACCACCTGCATTTGGATCGTGAGGCACGTGATTTGGATTTCAAACACAATCTGGAGCAAAAACAAAAAATCATTGCACGCGTTGAAGAATTGGTAAACGAAAGCGATGTAACCAAAGCTTTCCGCGAATTACAATCGTTACATAAAATCTGGAAAGAAGAAATTGGCCCCGTATCCCGCGAACACCGTGAGGAATTATGGAATAAATTTAGCGAACTAACCCGTCAGTTACACGACAAACGGGAAGCACTGGTAGCCAAAGCCAAAGAAAAAGAAGAAGAAAATCTGGCTAAGAAAAAGGAAATCATCGCACAAATTGAAGCCGTTTCCAATGAAACTATTACCGCTCACAGCGCATGGCAAGGTCAGATTGAAAAAATAGAAGCCTTACGAACGGCTTTCTTCCAAACCGGAAAAGTACCACAGGAAGTAAACGAAGACACCTGGACTGCTTTTAAAAACGCTGTTCGCAATTTTAACGCTCAGAAGAACTCGTTCTACAAAGACATCAAAAAAGACCAACAGGACAACCTGAATAAAAAACTGGCTTTAGTTGAAAAAGCCAATTCTTTAAAAGATAACGACGATTTTAATGCTACAACCCCGATCATGAAGCAAATCCAGGAAGAATGGAAAAAGATCGGACATGTGCCGCGTAAATATTCCGATAGCATCTGGAAAGACTTTAAAGACGCTTGTAATCATTATTTCGATCGATTACATGCGAAGCGCAACGAAGCCAATTCGGAAGAAGTGGATGCCTTTGAAAAGAAAAAGAACTATCTGGATCAATTAAAAGACTTCCAGTTAACCGGAGAACACAAAGCCGACCTTGATGCTATCAAACTGCATATCGAGAACTGGAAAGGTTTTGGACGCGTGCCACACGCCCGTCGTCATATCGAAGGGAAATTCAACAAAATACTGGATGCTTTATTCGACAAATTAAGCTTATCGAAAAAAGAAGCTGAAATGGTGAAATTCAACAACCGTTTGGAGCAATTGGCCGATAGTGATGACTCCCGAAAACTGGAAAACGAGCAGATCTTTATCATGCGTAAGATTGACGAAGTTCAAAGCGAAATTTTCCAATTGGAGAACAACATTCAGTTTATTTCCAACGCCAAGGCAGACAATCCTTTTATTAAAGAGATCAACAAAAACATTGATCGCCATAAGGAAGAATTAAAAACCTGGAAAGATAAGTTAAAACAAATTCGTAGTTTAAAACAACAGGAATAA
- the proS gene encoding proline--tRNA ligase, whose amino-acid sequence MSKNLTKRSEDYSKWYNELVVKADLAENSGVRGCMVIKPYGYAIWEKMQAELDRMFKETGHQNAYFPLFVPKSMFEAEEKNAEGFAKECAIVTHYRLTNDPENKGKLIVDPNAKLEEELIVRPTSEAIIWSTYKGWVQSYRDLPLLINQWANVVRWEMRTRLFLRTAEFLWQEGHTAHATKQEALSESVQMMNVYADFVENFMAIPVVKGVKTETERFAGADETYCIEALMQDGKALQAGTSHFLGQNFAKAFDVKFSNAEGKQEHVWGTSWGVSTRLMGALVMTHSDDNGLVLPPNLAPIQVVIVPIHRNDEQLEAISAQVNELVKQLRKLKIAVKYDDRTTHKPGWKFNEYELKGVPVRIAIGPNDLENGTYEIARRDTLTKEVVAKDGVVTYIQDLLETIQEEMFTRSLAFRNTHITEVNTFEEFKDVLENKTGFVSAHWDGTAETEEKIKELTKATIRCIPLDRKEEEGKCVLTGSLSKGRVFFAKAY is encoded by the coding sequence ATGAGTAAGAACTTAACAAAACGATCAGAGGATTATTCGAAATGGTATAACGAACTGGTTGTCAAAGCAGACCTGGCTGAGAATTCAGGAGTTAGAGGTTGTATGGTTATCAAGCCATACGGTTATGCTATTTGGGAAAAAATGCAAGCCGAATTGGATAGAATGTTTAAAGAAACAGGACATCAGAACGCATATTTTCCGTTGTTTGTTCCCAAAAGTATGTTTGAGGCAGAAGAGAAAAATGCTGAAGGATTTGCGAAAGAGTGTGCGATTGTAACGCATTACAGGCTGACAAATGATCCTGAGAATAAAGGAAAATTAATAGTAGATCCAAATGCAAAACTGGAAGAAGAATTAATTGTTCGTCCAACCAGTGAAGCAATTATTTGGAGTACCTATAAAGGATGGGTGCAATCCTATCGTGATTTACCATTGTTAATCAATCAATGGGCGAATGTAGTGCGTTGGGAAATGAGAACGCGTTTGTTTTTGCGAACAGCTGAATTTTTATGGCAGGAAGGACATACGGCGCATGCTACGAAACAGGAAGCATTGTCAGAGTCGGTACAAATGATGAATGTATATGCTGATTTTGTAGAAAACTTTATGGCTATTCCGGTAGTAAAAGGAGTTAAAACGGAAACGGAGCGTTTTGCAGGAGCAGATGAGACCTATTGTATCGAAGCGTTAATGCAGGATGGGAAAGCATTACAGGCCGGTACGTCACACTTTTTGGGTCAAAATTTTGCCAAAGCGTTTGATGTGAAATTCTCCAATGCCGAAGGGAAACAGGAGCATGTATGGGGAACGTCTTGGGGTGTTTCGACCCGTTTGATGGGGGCTCTGGTAATGACACATTCCGATGATAATGGTCTGGTGTTGCCGCCAAACTTAGCGCCAATTCAGGTAGTTATTGTTCCGATTCATAGAAACGACGAGCAATTGGAAGCAATCTCGGCTCAGGTAAACGAATTGGTAAAGCAATTGCGTAAACTGAAAATTGCTGTAAAATACGACGACCGTACGACGCATAAGCCAGGATGGAAATTCAATGAATATGAGTTGAAAGGAGTGCCGGTGCGAATAGCTATTGGTCCAAACGATTTGGAGAATGGAACTTATGAAATTGCCCGACGCGACACTTTGACAAAAGAAGTGGTTGCGAAAGACGGTGTAGTGACGTATATTCAGGACTTGTTGGAGACGATCCAGGAAGAAATGTTTACACGTTCATTAGCATTCCGAAATACGCATATAACCGAGGTAAATACGTTTGAGGAGTTTAAAGACGTACTTGAAAATAAAACCGGATTTGTTTCGGCGCATTGGGATGGAACGGCAGAAACCGAAGAAAAGATTAAAGAACTTACCAAAGCTACGATTCGTTGTATTCCATTGGATAGAAAAGAAGAAGAAGGCAAATGTGTGCTAACGGGTTCGCTATCAAAAGGTAGGGTGTTTTTTGCGAAAGCGTACTAA
- the rpsT gene encoding 30S ribosomal protein S20 gives MANHKSALKRIRSNEKKRVLNRYQHKTTRNAIKALRMATDKAEASAKLAAVISMIDKLAKKNVIHDNKASNLKSKLTKHVAKLA, from the coding sequence ATGGCAAATCATAAGTCGGCTTTAAAAAGAATCAGAAGCAACGAAAAGAAAAGAGTATTAAACAGATACCAACATAAAACTACACGTAACGCGATCAAAGCTTTACGTATGGCAACTGATAAAGCAGAAGCGTCAGCTAAATTAGCTGCAGTTATCTCTATGATCGACAAGTTAGCTAAGAAAAATGTTATCCATGATAACAAAGCTTCTAACTTGAAATCAAAACTAACGAAGCACGTTGCTAAATTAGCTTAA